Part of the Shewanella eurypsychrophilus genome is shown below.
CAAAGAGAGCTGCAGAGGCAATAAACTTAACCCTACAGCCACTACGATAAGACCCATGTTTATTGCCAAATCAGCAAAGCCCACGTGATTGATTAAGGTCCAAATAAGAGCTATGGCTGGTAAAACTAAGCTGATTATCGTATGGCCTTGGCTAAAACGTTTGCTGTGGTATTTACCTGCGAAAAAGAACAATCCATTTAAGATAAGGTTCAATAAAATAAAGCCGCCAAGCACTAAAATGATAAAAGCGGTCGCTGTGTAGGCTGACATGTTAACTCGTAGGGTTATAAATTTATTGCGTTACCTTCTCCTAAAGTAGCGATTAATTCAAGGCTTGTCAGTCGGTTCTGAGAGCTAGATGGTGATGAGATACTGAGGAAATGACTTCGTTGATACCAATAAAAATGCCAGCTGCTAATAAGTTAGCGGCTGGCATTTATGTTTCATCTAGTTTCTAGAACCTAGAACCTTATTACAACCTATAACTCATACTTAGCATGATCAGATGGGCGTTGTAATCGTGGCTGTTAGAGCCGAAGCTCAACACGTTCCAAATCCCGTCTGGTGCAATGTCATTGCCAGCATCATTGTCTTTATAGTTTTCCATCTTATAGTCGATGCGCACGTCCATTTTGTCGGTGGCACGATATAAGGCGTAAACGTTGACGTTATGTACTTTGGCGTAGTAATCACCGTAGTCACCGGTAACACCTTGAGTGACTTGAGTATTACTGTCTGAATTAGAGTAAGTATAATCTACGCCTACGCGTAACTTCTTCTCCATCAGGTTGTTGTAACTCCAGCCTGCACCGATAACATCGACCTGATCTTCAACGACGCCAAACCAGTTAGGACTACTGAAGTTAGTGCTACCTGCCTGATCTGATTCTATGTTCTGACGGTTATAAAACGCCGTTAATGTCATGTCATCATTGATCAAGTAACTTGCACTGACATCGTAGCTAATATCTCTCGATTCAGTTAAGCCGATCTGAGTGTCGTTGTAATCATCTAGTGCATAACGCGCACCGAAATCGATAGTCAATACATCAATTGGGCTATGAGTGATACGCGCTTCAACTTGAGTACGGTTTCTATCTGCTAAGTTGTATTTACGCAGTAGGTCGTTCGACTCATTAGAAGTCCACTCTGACGCTTGGTATTCAGAGCCGTCACGTTGACCGTAGCTACCTTTGACCCACATGTCCCACTTGTCGAATGCACTTAGACGATATTTTGCCCAAACAGTACTTTCTTCAGTGGTTTCGCGATCTTGATAGCTGCGTTCATCTTTACGGTAGTCATAACCACCTTCAAGCTTATGACCACGTGCTAGACGGTAGTCTGCACCCAGTTTAGCTTTGTTGGTGGTGATGTCGTAAGGCGTGTTGTAAGCCGCTTGCCCTGTGGTTGAGTCGATGCTGATCTGCGTCCACTCTTCCACGTTGGTCTGATTATCACGGTCGTTATAATCGTAACTCGCGTTTAAACGAAGTTGACGATTAATACGTGAAACAACCTTAAGGGTTGCACCGCGAGTTTCGACTTTTCCATCCAGAGATTCACTTGGCATCTGGTAACCATAACCGGATGTCGTAAAGTCTTGATCTTGTGTCATCTGGCCATAATGAACACGTCCGTTCATTATCGTTTTACCCGCAACATACTGACCCATCAAGGAAATAGTATGAGCTTCATTGTCTGGGTCTAGTGACATATAGCCTGTAGTCTGAGCACCGAAGGTGGGACTAAAGGCATTGTCGTAAGACAGCTCACTAAACTCATTTTTGAAGGTTGAGCCGTTATAGTTCAGCGCGGTAAACCAGTTATCGCCTTTGAGCCTGATACCAGCTTCAAGTGTATCTGTGGTGTAGTCAACGGGCTCAGCAAGCATCATAGATTGATTTGAGAAGCTACCAGAAGCTTGTTTTAGTCCGGTTTTGTCTTCACGCTGATAGTTGATATAAGTGCTCCACAACGAATCAGCTTGATATTCAAGGCCTAAGCCTGCTCTCTTACGCTTTAACGAAAGCTCTATTGGGTTAAGGCTTGAATTTAGGTTGGCCATATCCTGAGTGCTGCCGCCATGTACCCAGTCATCTGCCAGGGTAAGGTTATCACTGCCCACGCCTTGATAAGGACTCATTGCCTTATCAGTTTTGTAGGTGGCAATCTGACGGTAGTTTAGGTTCAGGTTATATTGACCCGACTTACCAACATTGATGTCGGCACGGCTGTTTTCCATGCCGATATTGTCGGCTTCAATACTCGCTTGATAGCCACTTTTACCTGCATATTTAAGGTCTGCATCGAGTTTACCAGCGAACTCATCCTCTGCGGCAAACGCATTGGCTGAACGAATATCATCGCTACTGTTGTATCCAACACCCACACCGACACTGCCGCTGTAACCAGTTTCAACTGCACAGCGCTTACAATCCCACTTCTCGAACTTAACTTTATCGGTATTCGCATTTTGAATACCGTAGCCGCCAGCTGCCATTGCTGTGCTGACAAGGCCAGCATTAGCGAGTAGGGCGAGGGTGACTAAATTTAATTTGAATTTCATCTTCTCGACTCCGTTTAGCGCTGAAATAGCTTGCCAGATGGGTGGTTAGAACCATGGATCTGGCTATGACAGTTCAAACAGCTGCGACCACCGGTGAACGCATTGCCACCTACGGTTGAGCCTTGATCTGTGTTGCCCATGTAGGCGCTACTAGCATGACCGTCACTGGCATGACATTGCTGACAAAGTTGTGGAGCACGCGTTTTCAGCATCCCTTCGTTCACCGAACCATGTGGATTATGACAAGCGACACAATCTTCAGTTACGGGTGCATGCTCCCACAATTTTGGGCCGCGCTTCTCTGCGTGACATGAATAACAGGTTTCATTGACCGTAGGTTTAACTAAGTCTGAATCTGCCATGGTGCCATGTGGATTATGACAATCACTACATACCATTTGAGCCCATTTCATTGGGTGGCTTGAGCGTTTGTTCATATCTGCTTTTTGCTTAGTGTGACAGCTAGTACAGACTTCCATTTCAGTGTTTTTAGACAAAACAGGGTCTTTATCTGTGTGTACTGAGTGGCAAGATGCGCAAGCTACGTCGGCGTTGTCATGGTGTCCACCATTCCAATCCATGCGCTTGTCATCTTTGTGACAGCTCATACAAACACTATTTTGTAGTTCAGCAGAAAGTGTTGAGTCAGGACCAAAAGCGATCATTGGCTCGTTGCCACCACGGTTATGTTTACCCATAGGTCCATGACACGCTTCACACTGAAGGCCTGCCATTGGGCTTTTACTTGAGTCGATTGAGCCGTGAACACCTTTGAAGATATCCATGACTTTTTCAGACTTTCTATGACACATAAGACAAGAGTCTGCGCCTTTAGGTGAATATTTACCTTCGGCAAACTTTTGATCTAATGTGGCTTCGACTTCATCGGGAGTCATCTTGGCATCCCACTTAGACGCGTGAGCGACTGAGGTCATACCTAGAGACAAGACTGCTGACACTATCAGTGCTGGTAGCACTGATAGTGAAGCAGATTTAAGTATTTTTGATAATTTCATATTTGGCTTCCTAATCTGCACAAATTCGCTTGAAAGTAGGGGGAGAGGACTCCCCCTTCAAACTCTCTACTGCTAAGGCTACAAAAATAGCGTTAACAAGAGTTGAGCAAATTACATCTTCACCGAAGTGTGATCATTGATGCTTGGGTTATGACACATGAAACACGTTTCAAGTTGAGCAGCTTCAGTCGCTTCTTCTTTAGTTACGTTAACTAATGCGCCTTGACCTTCTACGTGAGCCTTGAAGCTATCCATGTTGTAGCCATGACATGAGACACAAGTCGCAGCGATAGGAGTGGTGTAAGTACCACTTGCCGTTGCTAACGCGCCCTTCTTTTTGAATGCATCAAAATTGAAGTCGTTATGGCACTGGTCACAGTTCATGCCAGGAATAACAGCGTAATCACCTTGGCTATGAGTTTTGTGCAACTTCATCTCTAGTGCACCTTTGTTCGCGCCACCTGCGTATGTACCGTCAGGTGTGTGACAAGCCACACAGCCATCAACACCGACAATGGTTTCACCGTTTACGATTTGAGCAAGTTGCTCGCTCATAACAAAACCTGGGTGATGCGTCCCTTTATGCACTTCGAAGCTGTCGCCATGACAATTAATACAGGTGTTAAAGTTCACTGAATCTACATGACGCATGCTAGGAGCTTCGCCAGATAACGTTGCGAAGGTTAGATCAGCCTTCATGCCTGTATAGTAAGCGTCTACCAAGTAACCATCTTCATCAAGGTTTCCGTCCACTGCAACAGTGTCACAGTTAACAAATTCGCCTTTATCAGAACATAACGAAAGGCCGGTAAAGGTAAATGCAGTATCTGCATCCTCACCCGTAGCACCAAATGTGAGCGCTTTAGTGGTGTAGCTGATAGCCCCTGCTTCTGTGATAGTCGCTGCTGGGTTGAGCTGACCATTTAACACTAGGTTCAAGCTGTCTTTACCGTAGTAGCCTAACTTCACGTTGTTTGGACCGACGTTAGTGGTTGCTTCAACTCGTTGAATTTGTGGTAACAAGCTTGATGCATTAACCGCTTCACCGCTCGCGTCAACGAATGATACTGTCACTGTCGTAGTCATATCTTGATTGACAACTAGGCTGGTATTCATACCGTAAGAGTCGATCAGCGTCTTAGTTTGGGCAAAGTCACCTGTGTGCAGCTCTTCTGTCCAGCTCGCGTTATGACAAGCGATACAGTTGCTGTTGTCATTTTGCTGAGAGTGTCCTTTACCCGCTTTAAAGTCGATATTGGTATGACAGCTAGTACACGTTTCCATGGTTGGAACCCGTGACCAGTTGCCCCATTCAGCGAGTTCACCACTATCGGCGTCTGGCTCGACGTGACATGATTTACAGTTGTTTTGGATAAGTGCTTCTGCGGCTTCGCCTGTGTACTCTTTACCGTACTTATCTTCAAATGTCTTAGCTGTGTTGTGAATGTTGTGGATCAAGTGATTCCACTGCGATTCGGTAGACATTGAGCTGCTGTGACAAGTGGCACAGGTCTCTTGGGTATAGTAACTACTGTGACGCGTTGTTAGTGGCTTGCCTTCGGCGTGACAGTTAGTACAGGTTTCATGAGAAACGATATTCTTGGTGTATAAAGCTTCGTAGCCTTCACCTGAAAAGTCTTCAACCATTTCAGTGCGTGGAACAGAAGTTACGCCATCGGCGAGTGTAGAGCCTTCGCCGCCAGCGGTTACATTATAGCGCTGAGTCATATCAACGTTGTATTCACTGAGTTCAAGCGTGAATGTGTATGAACCATCTTTGTTGTCGACATAGTTATCAGCGCCTGAAACACGGGCTGTACGTGTCCACTGTGCGCTATTGCCTGCGCCAGTTGCACCTTGTGGTGTAAGCTGTGCTGCTACAACGCCAAGATCGATAAGGCCAACAACAGGTAAGTCTTCTTCGTTGGTCGCGAAGACTTTGACTGTCGGCATGCCGTCTTGATAAGTCACTTTAGTCACATCGAGATTAAGTACGTTAACCACGTTGGCAGCTGGGCCACCTGGGTTGCCGTCTTCACCACTGTTGCCATCATCTCCACCACAGCCCGTTAAGGCCAGAGACACAGCACTTGCTGCCAATAGCAGCGCAAACTTGTTATTTTTTACGTTCATCATTTTTTTCCCTGCATAGGTTTGACATTGGCTCAAGTGCTTGGTTAGTCAAACTAACCGTTTATCATCTAGATGATTTCATTATTAGTGGCTACTTAAGTCGATGCTGGAAATATTATTCCCTATGGAAAGGCTAACGTAACGAAGGCTTAAAATCTGCAAATCAGGTGCTAATGTGTGACCAAGATCAGTCTATTTATAAAGGGGTAGTTTAGACGGAGGTGAAACGCGGGTTCAGATCAATAAATGAGCGGGTTAGTTGATAACTATTCTCAGTTAAGTTGATGTTATGTATGGTAACTGTTTCTTTTTCTATTTTTGCGTTTAGCGGATAAAAACAAAGGGAGGCTAAGCCTCCCTTTGGGTATAAATGATGATGATTTAGCGGCTAGATAGCGAGTGCTAATTCATCATCTTTAGCCAGTACTTACCAGTGGTTTTAGCCAGTACTTACCAGTGGTTAATGACCAGTGATTAGTTACCGTGAAGTTCCATCAACTTCTCAGGTGAGTGACAAGTCGAACAAGTCTCTTTAGCGCGATTTTGAACGTCTTCAGCGCTGATCCCATCTAAGATACCACCGTTGGTTTCAATGTGAGACTTACCTGAATCACTAAGGTATTTCTGGTGACAGCTCATACAAGCACCTGCATCAGAAGAGACCCACATGTCTTCTCCAGTCAACATGTCACCGTAGCGCCATGTACGCTCAGGTGCACGACCCAATTTAATACCGTCATCAGTGTGACAAGTCATACAGTCAGTTTTAACGACAGTGCTTGAACCAACACCTGCATACTTGAGGTAATGTCCTTCAGCTTCATGGGCTTTATAGGCAAAGCTTGTCGGTGCGTTTCCGCCCCAAGCATTTAGACCTTTATCTGAGGTATGGCAGGTTTGACAATTTACACCATTATCATAATGAACAATCTCTTGGTTGTGACAACCCATGCACTTGCTGCTATCGATAATATCACGACGAGCTGTTGCAGGCTCGCTTGTGTCAGTATCATTCCAAGTAAAGCTTAGAGGTGCATCTTGGATATAGGCAGCATCGGTTAGTAGCTTAGTAGGGTCTGTTTCGTCATATTCACATGCTGTAGGCTCAACAAGTGGACGACCATAACCTCCCGATTTGAAGCAAGTTGCTACACCAGCAAATAACTCAACACTTTTACCATTAAGATTCACTGGTAACTCAAGAGCACTATTGGTGCTGTCGATGCTGAAGGTTTTTGTCTCTGCATTATAGTCAGAAACATCTGTGTTTAGCAGAGCAAAACCACGGGCACTGTATTTTGTTCCATCTGTGTATGCTGGATAGTCTTTGTCGGTATCCCAAGAGAAGTAGATGCTAGATTTAGTATACTGGCTGGTGTTTGCTATAAACTCTTTAGCAACAGCTTGGCCTTGCTCATCAAGGATTTGTACATCAAATGTAAGTACGTTGTCAGTGACAGTTACTTTGCTGAACTTAGCAGAGTAACTCTGGCTTTCCTTATAGCGCTTTGTTGCGTCTCCATGGGCTTCTTCAGCACTTCGGGCATAACCTTCTTGTATATGACAAGAGATACAGTTTTCATTGCTTGGGTCATGGTAGGCTTTTGGCATAGTCGTGTGACAAGCTATACATGCAGTATTACTCTTATTACCTAAGAATAGTTCAGCATCGGCAGGTGCAGTTTCACCTGTGACGTGACATGCTGCACAATCTGCTGCAGGCGTTTGCGGATACATAACCTTGCCGTAATCGTGAACGCCCCCACCGTATCCTATGACCTTGTAAGGTGCTGGGATATTGCCTTTTTCATCAGCATCAGGTGAGTCAGGGCTATAAGTCGTTCTGCTATTTCCTTTATGGATAGCGTGGATCATATAGGTGAAGTCGACACTGTTACCACTTTCAGGATCGCCTGAAGTAGCAGTATGACAAGATACACAGTTTTCTAGGTTAATACGGCGACCACCGTGAAACTCTAGGCTATCTGGCTGGTGACAGGTGTAACAGGTTTCGATAGAAACGACTTCACGAGTTTGAATGCCTTCAGTGGTACCTGTAGATGGCTGCCAATCATAATTTGCATTTGCAGCAAAGTTAGGTAATTCAAGCTCTAGTGTGGCACGTTGACTGTAGTCTGCGTTGTAAACGACTTCAACAGGCGTTGTGACGTTGCCAATATTTTGTTGGAAAGTGTAGGTATATGTCCCATCGTCATTATCAACAAAACAGGTTTCGCAATCACTGGCTTTTTCTACATTAGCCTGAAACTGTGTTTTTGGATCTAAGTGAGAGGTATCATCTGGCATTGAGCCAGGCTCTTTCTGACTGTTGATGTATGCTTGCCATTGGAAGCCACGATCATATTCAGTAGGAACGCCACCATTATCATTCATCGTCTCTGTGACATGAGCAAGTTGAGCGATACCGAATCTTAGGTCGTGGTCTTTGGTTAATCCAAGAACAGCGACACCGTTGTCATTTTCAAGAGAGAAGTTGACAGTAACCGCACCAGCATCAACAGCCGCATCAGTAAACACTACATTGACACTTTTAGCTGAATCTATTTGTACGCCTACTACACCATCTTCTCCATTTTCACCGTCTTTACCGTCGCTGCCGCAACCAGCAAGTGCAAAAGAGAGTATCCCTGCACTGAGTACAGCTTTGGCTGCTGCACTCTTTTTTGTATTAAAAGAGTTGAACTTTTTCATCATGATTATTCCCTGCAATAGTTTTAATCATCACTGAGTCACTACTTAACGGCTTGCTATATAAGCTTAACGGTATATAAGAGTG
Proteins encoded:
- a CDS encoding MtrB/PioB family decaheme-associated outer membrane protein, with the protein product MKFKLNLVTLALLANAGLVSTAMAAGGYGIQNANTDKVKFEKWDCKRCAVETGYSGSVGVGVGYNSSDDIRSANAFAAEDEFAGKLDADLKYAGKSGYQASIEADNIGMENSRADINVGKSGQYNLNLNYRQIATYKTDKAMSPYQGVGSDNLTLADDWVHGGSTQDMANLNSSLNPIELSLKRKRAGLGLEYQADSLWSTYINYQREDKTGLKQASGSFSNQSMMLAEPVDYTTDTLEAGIRLKGDNWFTALNYNGSTFKNEFSELSYDNAFSPTFGAQTTGYMSLDPDNEAHTISLMGQYVAGKTIMNGRVHYGQMTQDQDFTTSGYGYQMPSESLDGKVETRGATLKVVSRINRQLRLNASYDYNDRDNQTNVEEWTQISIDSTTGQAAYNTPYDITTNKAKLGADYRLARGHKLEGGYDYRKDERSYQDRETTEESTVWAKYRLSAFDKWDMWVKGSYGQRDGSEYQASEWTSNESNDLLRKYNLADRNRTQVEARITHSPIDVLTIDFGARYALDDYNDTQIGLTESRDISYDVSASYLINDDMTLTAFYNRQNIESDQAGSTNFSSPNWFGVVEDQVDVIGAGWSYNNLMEKKLRVGVDYTYSNSDSNTQVTQGVTGDYGDYYAKVHNVNVYALYRATDKMDVRIDYKMENYKDNDAGNDIAPDGIWNVLSFGSNSHDYNAHLIMLSMSYRL
- a CDS encoding DmsE family decaheme c-type cytochrome translates to MKLSKILKSASLSVLPALIVSAVLSLGMTSVAHASKWDAKMTPDEVEATLDQKFAEGKYSPKGADSCLMCHRKSEKVMDIFKGVHGSIDSSKSPMAGLQCEACHGPMGKHNRGGNEPMIAFGPDSTLSAELQNSVCMSCHKDDKRMDWNGGHHDNADVACASCHSVHTDKDPVLSKNTEMEVCTSCHTKQKADMNKRSSHPMKWAQMVCSDCHNPHGTMADSDLVKPTVNETCYSCHAEKRGPKLWEHAPVTEDCVACHNPHGSVNEGMLKTRAPQLCQQCHASDGHASSAYMGNTDQGSTVGGNAFTGGRSCLNCHSQIHGSNHPSGKLFQR
- a CDS encoding OmcA/MtrC family decaheme c-type cytochrome produces the protein MMKKFNSFNTKKSAAAKAVLSAGILSFALAGCGSDGKDGENGEDGVVGVQIDSAKSVNVVFTDAAVDAGAVTVNFSLENDNGVAVLGLTKDHDLRFGIAQLAHVTETMNDNGGVPTEYDRGFQWQAYINSQKEPGSMPDDTSHLDPKTQFQANVEKASDCETCFVDNDDGTYTYTFQQNIGNVTTPVEVVYNADYSQRATLELELPNFAANANYDWQPSTGTTEGIQTREVVSIETCYTCHQPDSLEFHGGRRINLENCVSCHTATSGDPESGNSVDFTYMIHAIHKGNSRTTYSPDSPDADEKGNIPAPYKVIGYGGGVHDYGKVMYPQTPAADCAACHVTGETAPADAELFLGNKSNTACIACHTTMPKAYHDPSNENCISCHIQEGYARSAEEAHGDATKRYKESQSYSAKFSKVTVTDNVLTFDVQILDEQGQAVAKEFIANTSQYTKSSIYFSWDTDKDYPAYTDGTKYSARGFALLNTDVSDYNAETKTFSIDSTNSALELPVNLNGKSVELFAGVATCFKSGGYGRPLVEPTACEYDETDPTKLLTDAAYIQDAPLSFTWNDTDTSEPATARRDIIDSSKCMGCHNQEIVHYDNGVNCQTCHTSDKGLNAWGGNAPTSFAYKAHEAEGHYLKYAGVGSSTVVKTDCMTCHTDDGIKLGRAPERTWRYGDMLTGEDMWVSSDAGACMSCHQKYLSDSGKSHIETNGGILDGISAEDVQNRAKETCSTCHSPEKLMELHGN
- a CDS encoding OmcA/MtrC family decaheme c-type cytochrome, whose product is MMNVKNNKFALLLAASAVSLALTGCGGDDGNSGEDGNPGGPAANVVNVLNLDVTKVTYQDGMPTVKVFATNEEDLPVVGLIDLGVVAAQLTPQGATGAGNSAQWTRTARVSGADNYVDNKDGSYTFTLELSEYNVDMTQRYNVTAGGEGSTLADGVTSVPRTEMVEDFSGEGYEALYTKNIVSHETCTNCHAEGKPLTTRHSSYYTQETCATCHSSSMSTESQWNHLIHNIHNTAKTFEDKYGKEYTGEAAEALIQNNCKSCHVEPDADSGELAEWGNWSRVPTMETCTSCHTNIDFKAGKGHSQQNDNSNCIACHNASWTEELHTGDFAQTKTLIDSYGMNTSLVVNQDMTTTVTVSFVDASGEAVNASSLLPQIQRVEATTNVGPNNVKLGYYGKDSLNLVLNGQLNPAATITEAGAISYTTKALTFGATGEDADTAFTFTGLSLCSDKGEFVNCDTVAVDGNLDEDGYLVDAYYTGMKADLTFATLSGEAPSMRHVDSVNFNTCINCHGDSFEVHKGTHHPGFVMSEQLAQIVNGETIVGVDGCVACHTPDGTYAGGANKGALEMKLHKTHSQGDYAVIPGMNCDQCHNDFNFDAFKKKGALATASGTYTTPIAATCVSCHGYNMDSFKAHVEGQGALVNVTKEEATEAAQLETCFMCHNPSINDHTSVKM